In one window of Spodoptera frugiperda isolate SF20-4 chromosome 11, AGI-APGP_CSIRO_Sfru_2.0, whole genome shotgun sequence DNA:
- the LOC118275023 gene encoding uncharacterized protein LOC118275023 codes for MDTTNTDKTTLNSEKPEHYIHYIEKPLKLVACWDLFPNSANEKRKVFNDIYLGIVLFVLTHIPMVLTVHLYTEWQDIMSSLGTIADALPLLVSLVIVAYYAIHRRDLYELLNYLDKNFKYHSARGLTNMTMQQSCMTARRFGRIYTACTMFSVTMYATLPVIVHLWTKEPIQSWIYMDVTQSPFFEFVFLLSCLAQMYVGLAMGQFGVFFASNSILICGQLDLVCCSLRNARYTALLQGGVKHAALVATHSDIQRDEDHNYIYNFSEIKESLYHYDEKVTHNYVDVKTHFDIYSPEYDDATMEALRDCASLCQVVNKYKEMFESFVSPLLALRVVQVTLYLCTLLYAATLKFDMITVEYLAAVALDIFVYCYYGNQIILQADRVSTAAYQSMWHTMGIRPRKVLLNILLANRRPVVVRAGKFLPMDLHTFVVIIKTSFSYYTLLVNVNEK; via the exons ATGGACACCACCAATACAGATAAAACGACTCTAAATTCCGAGAAACCAGAGCATTACATTCATTACATAGAAAAGCCTTTAAAATTAGTCGCTTGCTGGGATCTATTCCCGAATTCTGCTAATGAAAAACGGAAAGTTTTCAACGATATTTATCTTGGAATAGTTTTATTCGTTCTAACGCATATACCTATGGTTTTGACCGTTCATCTGTATACCGAATGGCAGGATATAATGTCTAGTTTAGGGACGATAGCCGATGCGCTACCTCTACTAGTGTCCTTAGTAATCGTAGCTTACTATGCGATACATCGCCGGGACTTGTACGAGTTGCTGAATTATTTGGACAAGAACTTCAAGTATCATTCTGCTCGGGGACTGACGAATATGACTATGCAGCAGAGCTGTATGACGGCGCGGCGGTTTGGAAGGATCTATACGGCTTGTACTATGTTCAGTGTTACTATGTATGCTACGTTGCCTGTTATTGTTCATT TGTGGACTAAAGAGCCGATCCAGAGTTGGATCTACATGGATGTAACTCAATCTCCTTTCTTCGAGTTTGTGTTCCTCTTGTCTTGTTTAGCGCAGATGTATGTTGGTCTTGCTATGGGGCAGTTTG GAGTATTCTTCGCGTCAAACTCGATCCTGATCTGCGGGCAGCTAGACTTGGTATGTTGCAGTCTTCGCAACGCGCGCTACACTGCGTTACTGCAAGGAGGCGTGAAACACGCAGCGTTGGTTGCAACGCATTCTGATATACAAAGGGATGAGGACCACAATTACATCTACAACTTCTCTGAAATTAAGGAGTCGTTGTATCATTATGATGAGAAAGTG ACACACAACTATGTTGATGTTAAGACTCATTTTG ACATTTACAGTCCAGAGTATGACGATGCGACGATGGAAGCGCTCCGGGACTGCGCATCTTTGTGCCAGGTCGTGAACAAATACAAGGAGATGTTCGAGAGCTTCGTGTCACCGCTGCTGGCTCTGAGAGTCGTGCAGGTCACTCTCTATCTCTGCACTCTGTTGTATGCTGCTACCCTG AAATTCGACATGATTACAGTGGAATATTTGGCGGCCGTAGCTTTGGATATCTTTGTATACTGTTACTATGGAAACCAGATCATTTTGCAG GCTGACCGCGTCTCGACAGCTGCTTACCAAAGCATGTGGCACACGATGGGCATCCGTCCACGGAAGGTACTCCTCAACATCCTACTGGCCAACAGAAGACCAGTAGTAGTCAGAGCCGGCAAGTTCCTACCAATGGACCTGCATACCTTTGTCGtt ATTATCAAGACTTCGTTCTCTTACTACACGCTTTTAGTGAATGTCAATGAAAAGTAG
- the LOC118275024 gene encoding coiled-coil domain-containing protein 42 homolog, with the protein MNYKTKDLAPIAIPHGPPVESTSEYFKSLMESARMVKKYPVWDVARPTPQVLMEQARRDLMEADVKLALKREEEKRNRVIMDAKWEDLRRKENLLKESFISFNKFIRENQEKRDRAERKMQADNDVLERKTKETEAMRKRVIEMEEIKKLMEKQVKDYTIYEDYLMSVVNNYPEFKQPLDVLNRYEALAAAKNTLADRQERDLEMLEDARQEIASLTEEKKLFIMGLNNTLASLRWRYDKIRNRVIKWELALNRLKETAARRHVELCHVKSAIWSLYVKICKQKGLSIDVDTNDFEQQLVVIMRALLELRRIYRIAQKRSKEKDVESRE; encoded by the exons atGAATTATAAAACCAAAGATTTAGCACCCATTGCTATCCCACATGGACCACCTGTGGAATCCACTTCTGAATACTTTAAGTCTTTGATGGAAAGCGCCAGAATGGTCAA AAAATATCCAGTATGGGACGTTGCACGACCAACTCCTCAAGTTTTGATGGAGCAGGCTCGCCGGGACCTGATGGAGGCGGACGTCAAGTTGGCGCTCAAGAGAGAAGAAGAGAAACGAAATCGAGTCATAATGGACGCTAAATGGGAAGACTTGAGGAGGaaagaaaatctattgaaaGAGTCCTTTATCAGTTTTAACAAA TTCATTCGAGAGAACCAGGAGAAGCGAGATCGAGCTGAACGTAAGATGCAAGCTGACAACGACGTTCTAGAGCGCAAGACGAAAGAGACAGAAGCTATGAGGAAGAGAGTCATTGAGATGGAGGAAATCAAGAAATTGATGGAAAAGCAAGTCAAGGATTACACTATTTACGAG GACTACCTCATGTCGGTAGTGAACAATTATCCCGAGTTTAAACAACCGCTGGATGTGCTGAACCGTTATGAAGCTTTGG CTGCAGCCAAGAACACACTGGCCGACCGTCAAGAGCGAGATCTGGAGATGCTGGAGGACGCACGCCAAGAGATCGCATCGCTGACTGAGGAGAAGAAACTCTTCATCATGGGACTTAATAACACGCTTGCTAGTCTCAGG TGGCGCTACGATAAGATCCGGAATAGGGTGATAAAATGGGAGCTGGCTTTGAACCGACTGAAGGAGACGGCAGCGCGGCGTCATGTGGAACTGTGTCACGTTAAATCTGCTATATGGAGCCTTTACGTCAAGATCTGCAAGCAAAAAG GGCTATCTATCGACGTTGATACCAACGACTTCGAACAACAGCTGGTAGTCATCATGAGAGCTCTACTGGAACTGCGCAGGATTTACAGAATCGCTCAAAAGAGGTCCAAGGAAAA AGATGTAGAATCACGTGAATAA
- the LOC118274919 gene encoding peptidyl-tRNA hydrolase 2, mitochondrial, with amino-acid sequence MELNFSFLTGLGCGICIGISLLALKRYFGAAAEATKAVRKFASDSEYKLVLVVRTDLNMSKGKIAAQCSHAAVGAFEKAQKKDPEGLKVWQHTGQAKVALKTDSLDEVKQICDNAKKMGLITSLIRDAGRTQIAPNSITVLGVGPAPKDIIDKVTGHLKLL; translated from the exons ATGGAGTTAAACTTTTCGTTCCTTACCGGGTTGGGTTGCGGCATCTGCATCGGCATTTCATTATTAGCCCTAAAAAGATATTTTGGAGCCGCTGCTGAAGCTACAAAGGCTGTAAGGAAG TTTGCATCAGACTCAGAATACAAACTAGTGCTAGTTGTAAGGACAGATCTAAACATGAGCAAAGGCAAGATTGCAGCTCAGTGCAGTCACGCTGCCGTTGGTGCCTTTGAAAAAGCACAAAAGAAAGATCCAGAAGGATTAAAAGTATGGCAACATACCGGCCAAGCAAAAGTAGCTCTTAAGACTGACTCCTTAGATGAAGTAAAACAGATTTGCGACAATGCCAAAAAGATGGGACTGATTACTTCTTTGATTAGAGACGCTGGCAGGACACAGATTGCTCCGAACTCCATCACAGTCCTCGGTGTTGGACCAGCCCCCAAAGATATCATTGACAAAGTGACTGGACATTTGAAGTTATTGTAA
- the LOC118274507 gene encoding cellular tumor antigen p53-like produces the protein MEHHDMPYEELASDFQIFTDPDLMLNMENIETSNIDLSDIVHQAGYPQSPGSETMDIASASIVEFPFSPQGRPPHFPFAGNLNFTLEVNSKDVHKKTFLYSHRLNRIYVDRKCNFSIQFNWDYIIAPQMFVRATVVFSDETQAEKRVERCVQHYHESSTAGMQAEIAKNVLHSSREIGTQGVYYCGNVDMADSWYSVLVQFDRTGPEPCTHAYQFSCKNSCTTGINRRAIAIIFTLEDKTGKVYGRQKVGARVCACPRRDMVKDETAEGVYKTGKKRIPSNQIDPPKTKKIKVENNLMEFDDKVYKLPPLEIVGSRAALCGLKTMLEMMELAVECRKKNEPDVTAQYAQRIVNLKNAIQKIENLKTPPPPPLSQ, from the exons ATGGAGCATCATGATATGCCATATGAAGAACTGGCATCGGATTTCCAAATCTTCACTGATCCGGATTTGATgct GAATATGGAAAATATAGAGACATCTAATATCGACTTGAGTGATATCGTTCACCAGGCGGGCTACCCGCAGTCACCAGGTTCGGAGACCATGGATATTGCATCCGCATCAATTGTCGAATTCCCT TTCTCGCCGCAAGGCCGACCACCGCACTTTCCCTTCGCCGGGAATCTCAACTTCACACTGGAAGTCAACAGCAAGGATGTCCATAAGAAAACCTTCTTG TACTCCCACCGTCTCAACCGTATCTACGTAGACAGAAAGTGTAACTTCAGCATCCAGTTCAACTGGGACTACATTATTGCCCCGCAAATGTTCGTGAGGGCCACCGTTGTGTTCTCCGACGAGACACAGGCGGAGAAACGAGTCGAGAGGTGTGTTCAACACTACCATGAGAGTTCTACAGCCG GTATGCAAGCGGAGATAGCGAAGAATGTCCTCCATTCGTCCCGAGAAATCGGCACCCAGGGTGTGTACTACTGCGGGAACGTGGACATGGCGGACTCGTGGTACTCGGTGCTGGTGCAGTTCGACAGGACCGGGCCGGAGCCCTGCACGCACGCCTACCAGTTCTCCTGCAAGAACTCCTGCACCACCGGCATCAACAGGCGAGCCATTGCCATCATCTTCACCTTGGAAGATAAGAC TGGAAAAGTCTACGGTCGTCAGAAGGTGGGTGCCAGGGTGTGTGCCTGTCCTCGCCGAGACATGGTGAAGGACGAGACGGCCGAGGGCGTCTACAAGACCGGCAAGAAGCGCATCCCGTCCAACCAGATCGACCCGCCCAAGACCAAGAAGATCAAGGTCGAGAACAACCTGATGGAGTTCGACGATAAAGTCTACAAGCTGCCTCCG TTGGAAATCGTCGGGTCCCGAGCTGCACTATGCGGCCTCAAAACTATGCTGGAAATGATGGAGCTCGCAGTCGAATGCCGGAAGAAGAACGAGCCAGACGTCACAGCGCAATACGCACAACGCATTGTCAACCTTAAAAACGCCATACAGAAGATCGAAAATCTAAAaacaccgccgccgccgccgttGTCACAGTAA